The Mucilaginibacter terrae region GACCAGTGAACGCTGCGCAGAGACCTGCGTTGCGGACGCTGATAATATCAAAAAGGCACACAGCCCAATGATGCGTTTAAATGTGCGGAATAAAAGCATGTTGTCTTTCATCATTGTTTGTTTTTTTGCACAGCTCGCGACCGGTCCGCAAAGGCGACCGTTTATAGCACGGCCATGACACCTCTGCAAGAACGCGGTCCGTAAGCTGATATCAGAAATTGTTGACGGGATCAGTTGGTCGTATGATCAGGGGGTGCCGTAAGCATTTTGGTGTTAATGAACTCCAAAAATTCTTTTTTATAAGCGTCGCCGATCGATAGGGGTCGCTCTTCATTCAGGATCCTGACCATATTGCCCTCTACTGCCGTCAGATGACTGAGTGAAATAATGAAAGACTTATGGATGCGCACAAAACCTCTCGCAGATAAATGTTCCGAAAGCTCTTTCAGCTTGAGGTAAGTGATGATCTTTTTCTGATCATCCATATGTATGATCGCATAGTTACTCAATCCTTCGATATAATTGATCCTCCGCGAGTCGATCTTCAGAAGTTTTCCCTTTTGTTCCGTTTTGACGAATACATAATGGTCCTGCTCGGCAACCGGCTTATTATTGTTGTGGATCGTCCACAAACGGTTGACCGCTTTCAGAAAACGCAGGAACGGGACCGGCTTCAGCAGGTAATCCACTACCGCATGTTCAAACCCTTCCAGCGCATATTCTTTATAGGCCGTGGTCATGATGATATGGCTGTCTTTGCTGATCAGCTTCAGCATCTCAATGCCGGTCAGATGCGGCATCTGCACATCGAGGAACACCAGTCCGGGTTTGAGGTCGGTGATCATCTGCAGTCCCTTTACCGGATGGGTAGCTGTACCCACGACCCGCAGAAAATGTACCTGGCTGATATGCTCGAGCAGCAGGTCTATCGCATGCTGTTCATCATCTATTATTACGCAGTCTATCATACCGTAAATTTTACTTTTAAGTTTACGCGGAAATATTCACCAGTCTCCCGGATCATGAATGAGGAGCGGTCATCATACGTCAGCTTCAATTGCTGCCGGATATTCTGCAGCCCGACACCATTGGACAGTTCCCGGATCCCTTTACCTTTCTTGTTTTCAATACAGAAGTCAAGCTCGTTCACCGTGGTACTGATCAGGATACGCAGCGGATGTTCCGCGTCATGTAGGTCACCGTGTTTGAAAGCATTCTCGACCAGCGTGATCAGTACCAGCGGCAGGATACTAATGGACTGGTCATCGATCTGTTCTTCATAACGGATATTCAAAGCATGGTTGTGACGGCGCTGGTTGATCTCGATCACATTTTTGAGATGCTCCAGTTCATCCATGATATTGACTTTGCCATCTACACTTTCACTCGTTCCTAATGCATAGCGCATGATATTGGCCAGCATCAGCACGGAGTCCGCTGTTTCTTTGTCCGTCCTGATCACCTTCCCGTAAATGAAACTTAACGAGTTGAACAGGAAATGCGGATTGATCTGGTGTTTCAATGCCATCAGTTCTGCTTCGGACCTTTGCTTTTCGAGCATGATGCGCTCCTTACTTTTGTTTACCCATTCCACCAGCAGCGCCACCGAAAGACCGCTGACCAGCGTAAAAAGATAGGAGATCAACAGTATCCAGCCTAACGAGTCTTCGGACAACTTGCTGGCGGCCGCGTTGCCGTTCTTACTTCCATACAGATAGTCACCGTAGTTGACACAGAACTTTACAGCGAACAGGCTCACCGTGATCAGCAAAGCATCTCTCCGGCTGCGGTGCCCGTGCATTGTGGGAAGGATCACCACGAAGATCAGTATATAAAGGGTGATGACCGACTCTGCGACAAAGCTCAGGATGCCCAGGGCAAGCCCGTTCTGGCCTGCGAAATTTCGCAGCGTTCTCTCCGGGGTGACCAGATAGGACAGCATAAAGAATGAGCCGTAAATGAACAGGGAGAATACGGTCAGTAACAGTAAACGCCTGCTCTTATATTTAACGAAATTCAAAGTTGCCCGTATCATCGTGTGCTTATCAATGGGTGCAGCCGATCCGGCTTTATTCGTATTTGATGAAAGTAGCCATTATCTTTTTCTGTTTGATGTCCATCGTAGATGAACTGCTCGTGCCGATCACATTCTTCTTCTTTGAACGGGTGACCACGCCCGTACCTGTTTGCGATGTTGATACCACTTCTTCAGTGAGGACCATGATCACGCCGTCAGCCCCTTTGGCCTTTCCCAGCTCGATCACTTTTTGCTGAGCAGTCTCCAAAGATCCGAATCCTTTCCCGATATCGGTAGTACCCATGGTCGTAAAATTCTTTTTGACATCTTCCTTGGCCAGGTAAACATCCACGTTCGATGTCGGCGCATAGGTTTTACCAAAATACTTTGGTGAAGAGCATGCGGTCAGCAATCCCGCGACCAGTAGTGTAAGCATTGCAAATGTTGTTGCCTTTTTCATTTTTGATTCTTTTTAAATAATGATCAATAAACAGATGTTTTTTGGGTGGACCCCTTTTACGAATGTTACTTCGCCAGATCCATGAACAAAAGTATCAGGTATCAGACCGGCACGGAATTCTGTTATGCTAACGGGCATTTTGTCTATGTCAAACCGGAAACCGGGCCGGCAGCCGAGCAAAAACTTCATGATAGTGTAAGGATTGTAAAAACAGCTTGTAGGTATTTAGGTAATTCCCTAAGTTTGTGCTGTGAAATTACTGGAAGTGATCAAATCATTGTCGAATCAAACCCGTTTGGATATCCTCACCTGGTTGAAAGATCCCTTCGCTTATTTTCCGGCCGATGAGTTAACTGACTTTAAGCCGGAATTAGGGGTTTGTGTCTCTGATATAGCTAAAAAGGCAAAAATGTCTGTACCTACGGTCTCCGTATATCTAAAGAACATGTCGGCAGCTGATCTTTTGGTGGCAACAAGAAAAGATCAGTGGACCTACTATAAACGCAATGAAAAAATGATCCAGGAACTGGCTCAGGTGATCAGGGATACTTTATAAAAAAAAATTTCACGCAATACTTAGGGATTTAGCTAAATGTATAAATTACTAAATACATATATATCATGAAAGCAGCAGTGCTTAACGAGTTCGGCTCGACAGAAAAATTTGAAATAGTTGAAGTGCCAACCCCGAAACCAGGGGTTGATGAAGTATTGGTAAAAGTGATGGCAACATCTGTCAATCCACTGGACTTTCAGGTCCGGCGGGGAGATTACAGGAATGAACTGCAACTGCCGGTCATCACCGGGCATGACGTGTCGGGTGTGATCACGGAGGTCGGCCCCGGCGTAAAAAATTTTAAAATAGGCGATGAAGTTTATTATACACCGGAGATATTCTACGGGAACGGAAGTTATGCGGAATATCATGTTGCCAAAGAAACTATCATCGGAAGGAAACCGAAAAACGTAAGCCACCTGGAAGCGGCTACGTTTCCTTTAGCAGCCGGCACGGCCTGGGAAATGCTTTTTACGCGGGCTCAGCTTAAGACCGATCAAACAATATTGATACATGGCGGCGCAGGCGGCGTTGGGATACCAACCATTCAATTGGCTAAGTCTATTGGTGCCATAGTTTACACAACGGCCAGAACCGTACACCATGAGTTTCTTAAAAGCCTTGGCGCGGATCATGTCATCGACTATGAACGAGAAGATTATATCGACGCTATCCTGAAGCTGACCGCAAATAAAGGCGTAGATGTGGTGATAGATACTATAGGCGGTAACACCCTATCCGACAGTGGTAAGATCCTGGCTCAGATGGGACACGTGGTCACTTTGGTCGATATTGAAAGACCGCAGAACCTGATCCACGCCTGGGGCAAAAATGCCACCTATCATTTTGTGTTCACCAGGCAAAGCAGGAACAAACTGGACGAACTCACCAAACTGATTGAGACCGGAACGCTGAAACCTGTTTTAAACAAAGTCTTCCCTTTGGCTGAGATCGGAAAAGCGCATAACCTGCTTGAATTCAGAGACAGCGACCCGAACTTTTACGGTAAAATAGGTATCCAGATAGGTAACTGATCATTATTGAACAGACAGAAATGGACGATCAACCGATCTTTTAAACTGCGGATCAAGCGCTGGTTGAATGGCTATATGAAGAATTCATCGCTTACTGTGCCGAAGCCATCACCTAAGAGAACGTAGGCAAAAGCACATTCAACGGAAAGGCCGAACTGCTGAGTTATATAAGCTCGGCCTATGAAGGAATGACTTTCACCACTGAGATCTCCGGCAAAGAAAATGATATTATCGCCGAACCTGGCCGGATCGTGCTCTGGAACGAAGAAAATGCAATAAGCAGTTCTTATTGCGACGTCTGGAAGTTTAAGGATGGCCTGATCGAACAGGTGACCTCATTGGTGATCAAACGTTATGCAACAATAGGTCGTACTGCGACCTATTGCCATTTTTACGTAATAAAAAGGTCCAAAACGCAAATTATATTGAAACGATAGGTTTAATATAGCTATATTTGAACCATCATGCCGAGAAATAAGGAATTTGATTTTGACGAAAAACTGGTGACAGCCCGCGATCTTTTTTGGAAAAAGGGCTATAACGCAACGACGATGAATGACCTGGTTGATCATATGCAGATCAACCGGAGCAGTCTGTATCTTGCCTACGGTAGCAAGCACGATCTTTTTTTAAAGGCCCTGGCGAACTACATCCGGCAAAAGGATCAACAGTATACTAAGGCTGCCAAAAAAAGTGAAAAACCTTTGGAGGCTATCCGTGAGATCATCTATTCGGTGCTCGCCTCTGCGGTCGAAGATACCAACTGCCTGTTCACCAATTCGGTATTTGAATTGGGCACCACCGATCATGAAGTCGCAGCCATGCTTAAAAAGCAGACCTTGAAAGCGGTCACTCTGTTCGAGCAACTGTTATTACAGGCAAAAAAGGACGGATCACTACGGTCCGCTAAGGAGCCGCGTGCATTGGCCAACTTTTTAGTATCCGGACTGGTCTCGATCTACAACACGCAGATCCTATTTTCAGATGCAGAGTTAACGAGACAGACCGCTGAAATTTTGGTAGGTGCTATAGACCAATAAATTTTTTTATCCTATATTGAAACGATAGGTTTAGTTTAATGGTTAAATTTCGAGGATTTTCGCCTTTCAAGATCTGCCAAGCTCCATTCAACGCTTAAAACAAAATCTAAGTATACAATGCAAACAATTAAATTGAACAATGGCGTCGAGATGCCGCTTGTAGGATTAGGGGTATTCCAGATACCGGACCTCAATGAGTGTGAACAAACCGTTTTGACCGCCATCAAAGCGGGCTACCGCCTGATAGACACGGCCTCATTATACCAAAATGAATCAGCTGTAGGCAATGCCATCAAGAAAAGCGGCGTACCGCGCGAAGAACTCTTTATTACTACCAAACTATGGGTGCAGGACGCCGGCTATGAGAGAACTAAAATAGCTTTCGAAAGATCGCTCCGGGAGTTACAGTTGGAATACGTTGACCTTTACCTGCTACACCAGTCGATGGGAGATTATTACGGTTCATGGCGCGCGATGGAGGAACTGTACCGCGATGGCAAGATCCGCGCTATCGGGATCAGCAACTTCTTCCCCGACCGGGTGGTTGACCTGATCGCCCACAACGAGATCGTCCCCGCCGTGAACCAGATCGAGATCAATCCCTTTTACCAGCGACCTGCCGAGCACGAACTGTTGAAGAAAAATAACATCGTAACACAGTCCTGGGCATCTTTTGCGGAAGGGAAGAACGAAATTTTCAGCAACGAGGTGCTGACTGCTATCGGTCGTAAATATGGTAAGTCGGTAGCACAGGTGACCCTGCGCTGGTTGGTCCAGCAGGGGATTGGCGTGATCCCAAAATCGATCCGCGAAGAACGCATGATCGAGAATTTTAACATATGGGATTTTGAGCTTACCCAGGAAGATTTCGAGGCCATAGCAAAGCTGGATACCGGCAAAAGTGTGTTCTTTGATCACCGCGATCCGGAAACGGCTGAATGGCTGACCAAACTGACCTTCTGATACGCCGTCAGGCCAGGATTAAAAATCTACCGGTGCCATGATCATAAGCGGTCATGGCATTTTTTAACCGATAAAACATGGAAAAGATCAGATTAAGTAACGACGCAGTAATGCCCATGCTGGGGTTAGGGGTATACCAGTTGACAGACCCGCAGGAATGTGAACGGGCGGTCATCAACGCCATTGATGCGGGTTACCGGCTAATAGACACAGCGTCTGCTTATGGCAATGAAAAGGCTGTGGGCCAAGCGATCAAAAATAGCGGCATCAACCGGAACGAGCTCTTCATTACCACAAAGGTCTGGGTCTCGGATGCTGGCTACGGATCAACGAAAAATGCGATCGAAAGATCACTACAGCGACTGGATGTTGATTACATCGACTTGTACCTGGTTCACCAGGCGGTGGGAGACTATTACGGATCCTGGCGGGCAATGAGTGAATCAAATAAAAATGGCACGATCAGAACGCTTGGCGTCAGTAATTTCTTTCCGGACCGGATCGCCGACCTGATCGCACACCATGAGATCAAACCAGCGGTCAATCAGATAGAGGTTCATCCTTTCTATCAACGTGCGCATGAACATCAGTTCCTGCAGCGGAACGATGTGCAGGTGCAATCATGGGCATCATTCGCGGAAGGCAGAAATGATCTGTTCCTTAACGATCTGCTGGCTGGAATAGGAAGACGATACAATAAGTCGGTTGCGCAAGTGACGCTGCGCTGGCTTATCCAGCGTGGCATCGCTGTTATTCCAAGATCGGCCCGAAAAGAACGGATCAAAGAGAATGCAGCAATATGGGATTTCAGCCTTACTGCGGAAGAAATGAGTGCAATCGCCACCCTGGACCGGAAGGTAAGTGCCTTTTTTGACCACCGGGACCCGGGGATCATTGCGAAATGGGTAGATCGAAAATTCTGATCATTTATTTATTTAAACAGGAAAGATCATGAGAACAAACACACTGGGAGAACTTAAAGTTGGTCGCATAGGCCTGGGCACCATGGGTATGTCTGCCTATTACACCATGGGCGAACAGAACGAAAAAGAGGCTCTCCGGACCATTCACCGGGCGATCGAACTAGGCGTGAACCTGATTGATACCGCAGAGGTCTACGGACCGTTTACCAATGAGATACTCCTTGGTAAAGCTTTGCAAGGAAGAAGGGACCAGGTAGTGCTTGCCACTAAATTCGGACTGATCTCCCACGCTGACGGCGGATCTAATACCATAAACAGTAAGCCCGGGAACATCCGCAAGGCAGTAGAGGGATCGCTCAGAAGACTGAACACCGATCATATTGACCTGTACTACCAGCACCGCGTTGACCCCAACACTCCTATAGAAGATACGGTCGGCCTGCTATCCGACCTGGTCAGGGAAGGTAAGATACGTTATATCGGTCTGTCAGAAGCTGGCGCGGAAACTATACGGAGAGCGCACGCTGTTCATCCGATCACCGCGCTTCAGAGTGAATATTCCCTTTGGGTGCGGGATCCGGAACGGGAAATATTACCTGTCTTGCGGGAACTGAATATCGTTTTGGTTGCCTACTCACCTTTAGGCCGCGGCTTTTTTACAGGAAAGATCAGGTCGCGTGACCAGATAGCGACTGATGATTTCCGCAGAAATAACCCCAGGTTCAGAGGAGAGAACTTTAACCAGAACCTTGAACTATTGAAGGAAGTGGAAGCCGTGGCAGAAGACGCCAATGCTACACCAGGCCAGGTGGCATTGGCATGGCTGCTCGCACAGGGGAGCGATATCGTTCCGATACCAGGGACCAAACAAGTGCAACGATTGGAAGAAAATGTTCATGCAGACCACATCGAACTTTCTAAAGTTCAAATTGCTGCGCTGGATCACCTCCGTCCGGCCGCCGGGGAAAGATATGAGGAGATGCACATGTCCTGGATCGAAAAGTAAATATGGCTCGCGCGCAGGACCACGCTTCCTGGAATAAGGATGATCGCGCTGATCTTTTCTTGGCCGGCAGCGATGCACAGGCGTTGGCATATACAAACGGCTGGTTCACATAATTTAATTTTTCGGTCAGGACAGCCCGATTACTTTCGGCAACGATCTCTCCGTGGCGATATGCTCCACTTAACAGATCAGGTTTATTGCTCAACATCAACTGATATGAAATCCATGAAACATTTTAAACTATACGCTGTGATCAGCGTAACTGCCGCTATCTTCTTTTGGGGCTGTAAAAAAGATTCCGACCAGGCAACAGACCCTGATCCGTCAGGAAATGATCCGATCGGCTGCGTGATCGATAAGAATGCCGAACGGGATATTGCGTTCAGGCCGGACCCGGGCAAGCAAAACCGCGACCTGCTGCTACGCGGGATGGGCGTCGAGCCCACACCCTGCAGTGTGGTAACGCCGATCAATATCTGGCTGGTCAAACAGTTCACCGGCTGGAGTCAGCCCGCAAGGGACCTGACCAGCAGGGAGGACCTGAAAATGCCCTATCTTGCGATCTATGTCGCTGTGTTGTTCGAAAAGAATATGCAAGAGCAATATTTCGGTCTTAACGGTGAATACACCGATCAAATAAAAGGGACATTCAATGATCTGAAACGCTTTTGGGACATTGAAGCAAAAAATATTGGCTTGGTCGCTGCTCATGGTTCCCAGTTGCGTGACAGGGATAAAGTGTATACTGTTTACAGGTCACAATTCGGTTTGAGTCCCGACACTTCCCGGTCATATGCTGATGAGGTGATCGCTTCCCTTAAAAAATATCCGGAGTATCTTAATGGCAATCATCCGTTCTTGACTTTCAATGCTTATGCCCATCAGGAAAAGAACTATAGCTGCGTCGGCCAGGTCCCGGATAAGGTGATCCTCGGTGATGGCTTCTTGCGGGCATATGATCAGTTGGGGTATGGTGATATAGCCCCTCAGGCGATCTTAGCCCATGAGTTCGCCCACCAGATCCAATACGACCTGGGCATTATGGATCATAGTATCAAATATACCCCGGAACATAGCCGGCGCACAGAATTGATGGCAGACGCCTATGCGGCTTATTTTCTGGCACATCAGGAAGGAAATGGCAAACAATGGAAAAGGGCTCAAAAATTCCTCGACATTTTCTTTAATGTTGGGGACTGCGACTTTAAGAACAACCTGCACCACGGGACGCCTGATCAAAGACGCGCTGCGACGGTATGGGGCGCGAACCTCGCAAACAGTCCTCAGGATGCAAACCTTATACTTTCCGGTAAAAGATTTGCTGAATTGTTCGATGCCGAACTACCGGATCTTGTCAAACAATGAAAAAACGCAGATCAATATCGCTATAAAATAAGATGACCGGGTTTCGATCCGGTCATTTTGTTTTATAACAATTCAGACGCTTTACAGGCTCAGCTATTTCATCATCCGGTTAAAATGTTTTAAGTATAGCGCTGCGCGATCTCCGAACGCGGGGGCATCGCGAACATTTGTGACGTTGTTCGCCGTATAACTACCCATCAGGCCGTTCACCCTGATATCGGCTACGTGCCGGCCGTCGCTTATGGAAGCCATCATTACATTTCCGGCCCAGGCCGTGGTGCCGGTCATCTCAGTTATCGCTTAGCAAGCACCATTCATTTTGAAGTGTGAAGGTGATATACCGGTATGGTTCTTAAAAAATTTACTGAAGAAGAACTGGTTGCTGAAATTTAAGCGATCGGCCACATCACCGATCGTCAGTGACGGCGCATCCAGTAAGATCCTGGCTTCCGCAATTACCATCTCATCGATCAGCTGACCGACAGTTTTTCCGGTGACCTCCTTTATCGCTCTTGATAGATGCTTTGGTGTAACGAAGATCTTATCAGCATAGAACTGAACACTTCGCTGGGTATAAAAATGTTCGGAGAGCAATTTAAGAAAACACATCAATAATTCCTCCTTTCGGGTAAACCTTGAAACCGCATCACAACGATGCTTTTTAAAGATAGCCGCCGCTTCCAGCATGAAAAGGTTAAAGGCATGGAACATGACATCATCCTGAAAAGCATGTTCCTTATCCGAATGACAGTTCCTTAGCATTAACATCAGTTGATGTAAAGTTTCCGCTTCAGCGGCACTTAACTTGAAATGAGGATCATTGTCAGTGAACAGGATGTTGAATACTTCTGAGTGTTTTTTATGGATCAGAGACCCGGAGAAAAAGTCTTTGGTGAAACCGGCCCCGATCAGTTCGCCGTCCTTTTCGGTATGAAACTGATGGATCACTCCCGGTGAAAGAATGAACAGGTCGTTCTTTACGATCTCATAATCCAATAAACTGTAGGTCATGTTGGTTTTCCCCTCAAGCGCAAGCAGGAAAACAAAATGGTCCCCCTTTACCGGCTTTTCATATTTTGGGATACCGGACAACTCACTGCTCCTTGTCACATGGAACTCATTGCCGAGCGTATTCTTCCCTGAGGAACTATTGATCTCGCCAATTGATAGGATCGGTACTGATCTGAAAGTATCATTCATTATTATCAATTAATCATCCGGCATTGTAAGGCCTTTAAGGTAATACGTGGCAGTAGTTTCTTTCGATACAGCCTGGCATTGCCCTTTAAATATAACCAACTTGATCGAAAAGCGCAAATCAGATATACTAATGCGCCGTTTCGCCATTTGATCTGCAGCCTCGTTTTAAAACTTTTGTACCGTCTCACGTACACTAATATTAAACTTAATGGCAACGAAAAAAGTAGATCAAGAGGCCGGGACCCAACATATTCCGCCAGCGTACACGCATATAATCGTCGGTGGCGGCTCAGCGGGGGCAGTGCTTGCCAATCGATTGAGTGAGGATCCTTCATTGAGTATCCTGCTGCTTGAAGCAGGGGAAACATTTGAGGAAGACAAGTACCCGGAAGTTTTGGCCAACAGCCAGATACTGGGCGCTAACGGCGATAGCAGGTATGACTGGGGGTATCGGTCCGTACCTGACGATACGGGCTATTCCATCCAGATCGCCCGTGCTAAAGTACTTGGCGGTTGTTCAGCGGTCAACGGCGCCGTAGCGGTCAGAGGTATCCCCAA contains the following coding sequences:
- a CDS encoding LytR/AlgR family response regulator transcription factor, producing the protein MIDCVIIDDEQHAIDLLLEHISQVHFLRVVGTATHPVKGLQMITDLKPGLVFLDVQMPHLTGIEMLKLISKDSHIIMTTAYKEYALEGFEHAVVDYLLKPVPFLRFLKAVNRLWTIHNNNKPVAEQDHYVFVKTEQKGKLLKIDSRRINYIEGLSNYAIIHMDDQKKIITYLKLKELSEHLSARGFVRIHKSFIISLSHLTAVEGNMVRILNEERPLSIGDAYKKEFLEFINTKMLTAPPDHTTN
- a CDS encoding sensor histidine kinase; this translates as MLSYLVTPERTLRNFAGQNGLALGILSFVAESVITLYILIFVVILPTMHGHRSRRDALLITVSLFAVKFCVNYGDYLYGSKNGNAAASKLSEDSLGWILLISYLFTLVSGLSVALLVEWVNKSKERIMLEKQRSEAELMALKHQINPHFLFNSLSFIYGKVIRTDKETADSVLMLANIMRYALGTSESVDGKVNIMDELEHLKNVIEINQRRHNHALNIRYEEQIDDQSISILPLVLITLVENAFKHGDLHDAEHPLRILISTTVNELDFCIENKKGKGIRELSNGVGLQNIRQQLKLTYDDRSSFMIRETGEYFRVNLKVKFTV
- a CDS encoding ArsR/SmtB family transcription factor, yielding MKLLEVIKSLSNQTRLDILTWLKDPFAYFPADELTDFKPELGVCVSDIAKKAKMSVPTVSVYLKNMSAADLLVATRKDQWTYYKRNEKMIQELAQVIRDTL
- a CDS encoding zinc-dependent alcohol dehydrogenase family protein; the protein is MKAAVLNEFGSTEKFEIVEVPTPKPGVDEVLVKVMATSVNPLDFQVRRGDYRNELQLPVITGHDVSGVITEVGPGVKNFKIGDEVYYTPEIFYGNGSYAEYHVAKETIIGRKPKNVSHLEAATFPLAAGTAWEMLFTRAQLKTDQTILIHGGAGGVGIPTIQLAKSIGAIVYTTARTVHHEFLKSLGADHVIDYEREDYIDAILKLTANKGVDVVIDTIGGNTLSDSGKILAQMGHVVTLVDIERPQNLIHAWGKNATYHFVFTRQSRNKLDELTKLIETGTLKPVLNKVFPLAEIGKAHNLLEFRDSDPNFYGKIGIQIGN
- a CDS encoding TetR/AcrR family transcriptional regulator, whose protein sequence is MPRNKEFDFDEKLVTARDLFWKKGYNATTMNDLVDHMQINRSSLYLAYGSKHDLFLKALANYIRQKDQQYTKAAKKSEKPLEAIREIIYSVLASAVEDTNCLFTNSVFELGTTDHEVAAMLKKQTLKAVTLFEQLLLQAKKDGSLRSAKEPRALANFLVSGLVSIYNTQILFSDAELTRQTAEILVGAIDQ
- a CDS encoding aldo/keto reductase; this encodes MQTIKLNNGVEMPLVGLGVFQIPDLNECEQTVLTAIKAGYRLIDTASLYQNESAVGNAIKKSGVPREELFITTKLWVQDAGYERTKIAFERSLRELQLEYVDLYLLHQSMGDYYGSWRAMEELYRDGKIRAIGISNFFPDRVVDLIAHNEIVPAVNQIEINPFYQRPAEHELLKKNNIVTQSWASFAEGKNEIFSNEVLTAIGRKYGKSVAQVTLRWLVQQGIGVIPKSIREERMIENFNIWDFELTQEDFEAIAKLDTGKSVFFDHRDPETAEWLTKLTF
- a CDS encoding aldo/keto reductase, yielding MEKIRLSNDAVMPMLGLGVYQLTDPQECERAVINAIDAGYRLIDTASAYGNEKAVGQAIKNSGINRNELFITTKVWVSDAGYGSTKNAIERSLQRLDVDYIDLYLVHQAVGDYYGSWRAMSESNKNGTIRTLGVSNFFPDRIADLIAHHEIKPAVNQIEVHPFYQRAHEHQFLQRNDVQVQSWASFAEGRNDLFLNDLLAGIGRRYNKSVAQVTLRWLIQRGIAVIPRSARKERIKENAAIWDFSLTAEEMSAIATLDRKVSAFFDHRDPGIIAKWVDRKF
- a CDS encoding aldo/keto reductase → MRTNTLGELKVGRIGLGTMGMSAYYTMGEQNEKEALRTIHRAIELGVNLIDTAEVYGPFTNEILLGKALQGRRDQVVLATKFGLISHADGGSNTINSKPGNIRKAVEGSLRRLNTDHIDLYYQHRVDPNTPIEDTVGLLSDLVREGKIRYIGLSEAGAETIRRAHAVHPITALQSEYSLWVRDPEREILPVLRELNIVLVAYSPLGRGFFTGKIRSRDQIATDDFRRNNPRFRGENFNQNLELLKEVEAVAEDANATPGQVALAWLLAQGSDIVPIPGTKQVQRLEENVHADHIELSKVQIAALDHLRPAAGERYEEMHMSWIEK
- a CDS encoding helix-turn-helix domain-containing protein — protein: MNDTFRSVPILSIGEINSSSGKNTLGNEFHVTRSSELSGIPKYEKPVKGDHFVFLLALEGKTNMTYSLLDYEIVKNDLFILSPGVIHQFHTEKDGELIGAGFTKDFFSGSLIHKKHSEVFNILFTDNDPHFKLSAAEAETLHQLMLMLRNCHSDKEHAFQDDVMFHAFNLFMLEAAAIFKKHRCDAVSRFTRKEELLMCFLKLLSEHFYTQRSVQFYADKIFVTPKHLSRAIKEVTGKTVGQLIDEMVIAEARILLDAPSLTIGDVADRLNFSNQFFFSKFFKNHTGISPSHFKMNGAC